A portion of the Mytilus galloprovincialis chromosome 12, xbMytGall1.hap1.1, whole genome shotgun sequence genome contains these proteins:
- the LOC143053837 gene encoding toll-like receptor 4, translating into MNVLRIFYLVLFFLINKSLSSKCRTTRTGNDVFTDCHGRGFRYVPRNVPNDTTCLDLSDNELSVISNFAFFRLKYVSSLKLSSAQISVIESKAFSGLVKLTSLDLRNNTLDIHSLLENVFNSLPFLKILDLSQNNFHQYPEKVLENLSDLERLSINGINEQTFGNGFRSLSKLTYLNFHPCSITRIDNTTFDVFKKIQLTELILNCKIRYVEPGALNSFQSIERLDISRNFNNVRISYLLQILNGLMDRNVTSIDFSNNFRTIPAADVLLASQFAMIGAVCVKEVDLSHNRIISIQSGGINLMKHKNCLEKLILKENSIWGDRSLAIEMVKLVNLRWLDISNQATLHVKNKTNKNKTDVRRLDKTDTNYFSDRLTFVFQLPHNLQYIDASYFGERNTRLNNINFTNAGKLDFLNLAGNKFKDCLGHFHGLSHLQTLDISDFNCSDLDLKMISFMPYLKTLISRRTHLNVGLQNDVNGDFLKQLFGLKQIDFSENEFVTFNKHMFVSQYRSLISLDLSKNKFSKFPIQISKFSTLKKLSLVQNRIVFLLKSDMNQLENYQRDKHINFELLLNDNSFVCNCDSIDFVKWLQETKVTLDNNRNYSCMYIDNSKKTTVYAYTHLDFIESKCLSKIWLIITIILVVVFLLLFTASSLVYKYRITVHFWYLHIRRKYRHYTALEGDSKEYKYNAFVAYCNEDEEWVCGSLVNYLEKTNGLALCLHDRDFAAGKLIMDNIIDAIFESKKVVLVISEEFLKSSWCEFELDMARMKMFQDNRDMLVVVLLNKLSPSQMPISLQRIWNKVTCLEFDEIICTNQNGNFEHLFWKRLYEAVVM; encoded by the coding sequence ATGAACGTTCTAAGGATATTCTACTTAGTGTTGTTTTTCCTCATAAATAAAAGTCTATCTTCAAAGTGTAGAACAACTAGAACCGGAAATGATGTTTTTACTGATTGTCATGGAAGGGGTTTCCGGTATGTGCCTAGAAATGTTCCTAACGATACGACATGTTTAGACTTGTCTGACAATGAGTTGTCCGTTATATCTAACTTTGCGTTTTTCAGACTTAAATATGTTTCTAGTTTGAAGTTATCATCGGCTCAGATATCAGTTATCGAGTCAAAAGCGTTTTCTGGATTAGTTAAACTGACTTCTTTGGACCTGCGCAATAACACTCTTGATATCCATTCTTTACTGgaaaatgtttttaattcattaccttttttaaaaattttagatTTATCACAGAATAACTTCCACCAATACCCTGAGAAAGTTTTAGAAAACTTATCAGACTTAGAGAGATTATCAATCAATGGTATAAACGAACAAACTTTTGGAAACGGATTTCGTTCTCTAAGTAAATTAACATATCTGAATTTTCATCCTTGTTCGATAACTCGAATAGACAATACAACATTTGATGTTTTTAAGAAAATACAATTGACGGAACTGATTTTGAATTGTAAGATAAGGTACGTGGAACCAGGCGCTCTCAATTCATTTCAGTCAATAGAAAGACTCGATATTTCAAGGAACTTTAATAATGTGCGGATATCGTACCTGCTGCAAATACTTAACGGTCTTATGGACAGGAATGTAACATCAATAGACTTTAGCAACAATTTCAGAACTATCCCAGCAGCTGACGTACTATTGGCGTCACAGTTTGCAATGATTGGTGCAGTCTGTGTGAAAGAAGTCGATTTGAGTCATAACCGTATTATATCGATACAGTCAGGCGGAATAAatctaatgaaacataaaaaTTGCTTAGAAAAACTTATTCTCAAAGAGAATAGTATATGGGGTGACCGTAGCCTTGCCATAGAAATGGTTAAACTGGTTAACCTTCGTTGGTTAGATATATCAAATCAGGCAACGTTACACGtcaaaaacaaaactaacaaaaacaaaaccgATGTGCGTCGTCTAGATAAGACAGATACAAACTATTTCTCTGACAGATTAACGTTTGTATTCCAACTCCCACATAATCTGCAATATATCGACGCATCATATTTTGGCGAAAGAAATACTCgtctaaataatataaatttcaCAAATGCTGGTAAATTAGATTTCTTAAATCTAGCTGGTAATAAATTCAAAGATTGTCTTGGACATTTCCATGGACTGTCACATTTACAAACACTGGACATATCGGATTTTAATTGTAGTGATCTTGATCTAAAGATGATCAGTTTTATGCCATACCTCAAAACACTAATTAGCAGAAGAACACATTTAAATGTAGGATTACAAAATGATGtaaatggtgattttttaaaacagttatttGGGCTAAAACAGATTGATTTCTCAGAAAATGAGTTTGTTACGTTTAATAAACACATGTTTGTATCGCAATACCGTTCCCTCATTTCACTGGATTTgtcaaaaaacaaattttcaaaatttccaattcaaatcagcaaattttcaactttaaagAAATTAAGTCTCGTTCAAAATCGAATTGTTTTTCTGCTGAAATCTGATATGAATCAACTGGAGAACTACCAACGTGATAAACATATCAACTTTGAGCTCCTTTTGAATGACAATAGTTTCGTTTGCAATTGTGATTCGATCGATTTTGTGAAATGGCTCCAGGAAACAAAAGTGACACTAGATAACAACCGGAATTACTCGTGTATGTATATTGATAACAGCAAGAAAACAACAGTTTATGCATACACGCATCTTGACTTCATTGAGAGTAAATGCCTCAGTAAGATATGGCTTATTATTACAATAATTCTTGTGGTGGTTTTTCTTCTACTTTTCACAGCAAGTTCCTTAGTCTACAAATATAGAATAACTGTACATTTTTGGTACCTACATATCCGCCGGAAGTATCGCCATTACACAGCACTGGAAGGAGATTCTAAAGAGTACAAGTATAATGCATTCGTTGCTTATTGTAATGAAGATGAAGAATGGGTTTGTGGGTCTCTCGTTAATTATTTGGAAAAGACAAATGGTTTGGCATTATGTTTACACGATAGAGATTTTGCAGCTGGGAAGCTCATTATGGATAATATCATAGACGCCATTTTCGAAAGCAAAAAAGTTGTCCTTGTTATCAGTGAAGAATTTCTAAAAAGTTCATGGTGCGAGTTCGAACTTGATATGGCGAGAATGAAAATGTTTCAAGACAACAGAGATATGTTGGTCGTTGTCTTGTTGAACAAACTTTCTCCTTCACAAATGCCAATTTCCTTACAGAGAATTTGGAACAAAGTGACATGCCTAGAATTTGATGAAATAATCTGTACAAATCAAAATGGCAATTTTGAACATTTATTCTGGAAAAGATTATATGAGGCAGTCGTGATGTAA